The Actinomycetota bacterium region GTCGTACGAACCGATGAGTTCGACAATTTCGGGTTCTTCGTGCACGAGAAAAGGCCGACCGGACAGATCAACAACAGCCTGCACCAGACACTCGTCAAGGGGCACAGCAGCGTCACCGAAGCGGCGCAGGCCTGTGCGATCGCCGAGCGCCTCGTTGATTGCTTGACCGAGAGCCAATGCTGTGTCTTCAACAGTGTGATGTGCATCGATGTGCAGATCGCCCTTGGTAGTCACAGTAAGATCAAGCAGACCGTGCTTGGACAACTGCGAAAGCATGTGGTCGTAAAAGGGAACGCCCGTGTCAATCGAATGCACGCCAGTGCCATCAAGATTGAGTTCGACGAGCACTGAACTCTCCTTGGTCTTGCGTTCCACACGTGCGGTCCTATTCATCGGGCCGCCTCCTGTTCGGTTCCTGGTGCCTGCACTAGCGCCTGCCTGAATCTATCGTTCTCTTCTGGAGTGCCGATACTCACGCGCAGCCAGGCCGCCGGCCCGGTTTGTCTGATCAAGACTCCTTGATCCAGCAGCGATTCCCACACCACATCACGATCGACGAACCTGCCGAACAGGATGAAGTTCGCATCGCTCTGCGCAACTTGGTAGCCCTCCGCGATGAGCCAGTTTGAAAGTGCGTCGCGTTCACTGCGCAAAGTGGCGACCTGACCTTGCAATTCATCGGCGAACTGCAGCGCGGTGATGGCAACGCTCTGAGTAACAGCGGAAAGGTGATACGGCAGTCGAACGATGCGCAGTACATCGACTATTGCTCGGCTAGCAGCGGCATAGCCAACTCGTGCACCCGCCAGACCAAAGGCCTTACTCATGGTTCTGGTGACAACAAGATTCGGGTAGCTCGCAAGCAGTTCAAGTGCACTCGGTGTGCCAGCGCTGCGAAATTCGGCGTAGGCCTCGTCGACGATCACGATGGAGCCGATGAGCAAGCAGGCATCGAGCAGCTGAACGAGATCGGCTGTTGGCAGCATGGTGCCGGTCGGGTTATTTGGTGAAGTCAGCAGCACCAGGGTCGGGCGCTGATCCTTGAGCTGACGAATTGCAGCGGCGATAATGATCGAGAAGTCGGCATCGCGAGCAAAGGTCAGGTAGCGAGTGAAGGTGTCGCGCGCGTATTCGGGATACATCGAATACGTCGGATCGAAACTCACCGCAGTGCGGCCGGGTCCTCCAAAAGCCAGGAACAGCTGGTGCATGACCTCGTTTGAACCATTCGCGGCCCATACCTGCTCAGCAGCAAGCTCCACACCTGATTCATTGCCCAAGTAGCGCGCCAGTTGAGCGCGCAACTCCATGGCTTCGCGGTCGGGATAGCGGTGAAGATCCGGTGCGATCGCAACTACGGCAGCGCCCATCGCCTCTGCGATTTCGGCTGGTAGGGCGAAGGGATTCTCGTTGACATTGAGGCGCACCGGGACATCGAGTTGCGGCGCACCGTAGGGAACCGAGCCCACGAGATCCTCGCGAACCGGCAGAAGGAATTGACTCACGAGGACTCGAGATCAATAGGGGTTTCAAGATCACTGAAGCGGGCATGGATGGCCGCACCGTGACTGGGGAGATCCTCGGCATCGGCCAGCGCCAACACATGGGGAGCAACCTGGCGAAGGGCAGCCTCGTCGTATTCGATGATGTGAATTCCGCGCAGAAAAGACTGCACCGACAAGCCCGAGGAGTGCCGTGCAGCGCCGGCGGTAGGCAACACATGATTGGAACCTGCCGCATAGTCGCCCAAGGTCACCGGCGCCCAGGGTCCAACGAAGATCGCGCCTGCATTCTTCACGCGCATCGCCCATTCGCGAGCATCGACAGTCTGAATTTCCAAGTGTTCGGCTGCATACTCATTGACCAAGGCCAGGCCAGCTTCAAGATCATCGACAAGCACGATCGCGCTCTGTGGACCAGCGAGTGCTTCAGAAATGCGCTCTTGATGCTTTGCATCCGGAACTTGGCGGGTGACCTCAGCCTGCACGGCATCGGCAAGACTCAAAGAGGGGGTGACAAGCACTGCGGCAGCCAGCACATCGTGCTCGGCCTGACTGATGAGATCTGCGGCCAGATGCACCGGATCAGCAGAATCGTCAGCAAGGATTGCAATTTCAGTTGGACCAGCCTCGCTGTCGATGCCGATCACCCCCTGCAGTGCTCGTTTTGCTGCCGTGACATAGATGTTTCCGGGCCCGGTGACGAGGTCGACCGGTGCGCACCGTTGTCCATCAGGCAGTTCAACCCCGTAAGCCAGCATCGCAATAGCTTGGGCACCGCCAACGGCATAGACCTCTTCAATACCAAGCAAGGAGCACGCGGCGAGCACTGTTGGGTGCGGCCAGCCACCATGGTCAAGCTGCGGGGGCGAGACCACTGCCAGCGATTGCACCCCTGCAACCTGGGCGGGTACCACATTCATCACCACACTGCTGGGATAGACGGCTCGACCACCTGGCACATAGAGCCCGACCCGAGCCACCGGCAACCAGCGCTCGGTGACCGTGCCACCTCGAGTCACGACGGTACTGATGTCGGTTCTGCGCTGATCGGTGTGAACGATGCGGGCGCGCCGAATTGCTTCCAGCAGTGCCGCACGCACTTGCGGCTCCAACCCTGCCTCGGCCTCGGCAAGTTTCTGGATCGGGACTCGAAGCGACGGCGGTGTGACACCGTCGAGCTTCAGGCTCCAGTCTGCAACCGCCGATGCGCCCTGCTCGCGCACATCATTCAGAATCGGTCTGATGCGGTTGGTTGCGTCGGCAACGTCCATCGCGGCGCGGGGCAGGGTGGTTCGAGGATCAACGATCTTGCCTCGAAGATCAATGCGCCGGATCACGAGTGGAGTTTACGGCAATGGCTAGGCCTTCTTGAGGCCACTCAGCCAGTCACCAAAGGCGAGCACGGTGACAATCCCGGCTGCCGCAATCGGCCACATCATGGCCACCGCGGGCATATGCAGCACTAGTGGTCCATCGATCACCTGATTCTGGGTGCCGGCAAGACCTTCGATCTGTACCCCGCCCAGGATGTGCCCCA contains the following coding sequences:
- the hisB gene encoding imidazoleglycerol-phosphate dehydratase HisB, with the protein product MNRTARVERKTKESSVLVELNLDGTGVHSIDTGVPFYDHMLSQLSKHGLLDLTVTTKGDLHIDAHHTVEDTALALGQAINEALGDRTGLRRFGDAAVPLDECLVQAVVDLSGRPFLVHEEPEIVELIGSYDTSLTRHIWESLVATAQITLHVRVLSGRNAHHIVEAQFKAVARALREAVTADPRVVGVPSTKGTLTAS
- a CDS encoding histidinol-phosphate transaminase; this translates as MSQFLLPVREDLVGSVPYGAPQLDVPVRLNVNENPFALPAEIAEAMGAAVVAIAPDLHRYPDREAMELRAQLARYLGNESGVELAAEQVWAANGSNEVMHQLFLAFGGPGRTAVSFDPTYSMYPEYARDTFTRYLTFARDADFSIIIAAAIRQLKDQRPTLVLLTSPNNPTGTMLPTADLVQLLDACLLIGSIVIVDEAYAEFRSAGTPSALELLASYPNLVVTRTMSKAFGLAGARVGYAAASRAIVDVLRIVRLPYHLSAVTQSVAITALQFADELQGQVATLRSERDALSNWLIAEGYQVAQSDANFILFGRFVDRDVVWESLLDQGVLIRQTGPAAWLRVSIGTPEENDRFRQALVQAPGTEQEAAR
- the hisD gene encoding histidinol dehydrogenase — protein: MIRRIDLRGKIVDPRTTLPRAAMDVADATNRIRPILNDVREQGASAVADWSLKLDGVTPPSLRVPIQKLAEAEAGLEPQVRAALLEAIRRARIVHTDQRRTDISTVVTRGGTVTERWLPVARVGLYVPGGRAVYPSSVVMNVVPAQVAGVQSLAVVSPPQLDHGGWPHPTVLAACSLLGIEEVYAVGGAQAIAMLAYGVELPDGQRCAPVDLVTGPGNIYVTAAKRALQGVIGIDSEAGPTEIAILADDSADPVHLAADLISQAEHDVLAAAVLVTPSLSLADAVQAEVTRQVPDAKHQERISEALAGPQSAIVLVDDLEAGLALVNEYAAEHLEIQTVDAREWAMRVKNAGAIFVGPWAPVTLGDYAAGSNHVLPTAGAARHSSGLSVQSFLRGIHIIEYDEAALRQVAPHVLALADAEDLPSHGAAIHARFSDLETPIDLESS